Proteins from one Bombyx mori chromosome 1, ASM3026992v2 genomic window:
- the LOC119628845 gene encoding uncharacterized protein LOC119628845 isoform X2, with protein sequence MTEQKELIKKRSSIKGRLTAFASHLKTIDESTITATEVRELQLRIGKIEALYHLYDEVQLKIECSSDNMDIQMAERTEFETQYYKTCAHAHEILNTYQRLHEKIENASNASHSRANHRLVKLPTIQLPKFGGSYDGWLEFHDTFSSLIHNNDDIDEVNKFHYLRASLEGSAAVVIQSVDFSATNYLVAWKLLCERFDNKRLLIQNHVAALFNIDPITKESSVNLKRLIDQINKNLRALESLGEPVTHWDTLLIHIVTQKLDAKTYREWEEYKGNLGKGKDKTIKFDSFLEFLHNRADLIETIEMSQNAQKTGSSKCATKIKTMVSVQGGSYNINNPSTTTKNYKNHSPMKPCPNCNGEHYLNNCPNFLALSSEARYKLLPNYKICFNCFRSGHYANSCKKSGCKVCKRKHHTLIHVNEFGVRQSTASVSADCDNGNNASESSQSIKSQPSVVPSSSHNPSVVLSGTVMTTNENSGQGKSNYFALCLR encoded by the coding sequence ATGACTGAGCAAAAGGAACTAATAAAGAAACGTAGCAGCATCAAAGGTCGATTAACAGCGTTCGCGAGTCATCTGAAAACAATAGATGAATCAACGATCACTGCCACAGAGGTCAGGGAGTTACAATTGCGCATTGGTAAGATCGAAGCTTTATATCACTTATACGATGAGGTACAGTTGAAAATAGAGTGCAGCTCTGATAACATGGATATACAAATGGCTGAAAGAACAGAGTTTGAAACTCAGTATTATAAAACATGCGCTCATGCACATGAAATTCTAAATACCTACCAAAGGCTACATGAGAAGATTGAAAACGCATCGAATGCTTCACATTCACGCGCTAATCATAGACTTGTTAAGTTACCTACCATCCAGCTGCCCAAATTTGGAGGTTCATATGATGGATGGTTGGAGTTTCACGACACATTCTCAAGTTTAATTCACAACAATGATGATATCGATgaagtaaataaatttcattacttGAGGGCGTCGTTAGAGGGTTCGGCTGCTGTAGTTATTCAATCTGTTGATTTTTCCGCAACCAATTATTTAGTGGCATGGAAGCTCTTATGTGAACGGTTTGACAACAAAcgtttattaatacaaaatcaTGTCGCTGCTTTATTTAACATCGACCCGATCACAAAGGAGTCATCTGTCAATTTGAAACGTTTGATAGATCAAATCAATAAGAACTTGCGCGCACTTGAGTCGTTAGGAGAACCAGTAACGCATTGGGACACACTTTTAATTCACATCGTCACACAAAAATTAGATGCAAAAACTTACCGTGAGTGGGAAGAGTACAAGGGTAATTTAGGAAAAGGTAAagataaaactattaaatttgATTCCTTTTTAGAATTTTTGCATAATCGAGCTGATTTAATTGAGACCATTGAAATGTCACAAAATGCTCAAAAAACTGGTAGTAGTAAATGTGCAACAAAAATTAAGACTATGGTTTCTGTTCAAGGTGGTTCTTATAATATCAATAATCCTTCGACCACTACTAAGAACTATAAAAATCATTCGCCAATGAAACCATGCCCTAACTGTAATGGtgaacattatttaaataattgtccGAACTTTCTCGCATTGAGTAGTGAAGCACGGTACAAGTTGTTACCCAATTATAAgatatgttttaattgttttcgtaGTGGACACTATGCGAACTCGTGTAAGAAGTCAGGGTGTAAGGTTTGCAAACGTAAACACCACACACTCATACACGTAAACGAGTTTGGCGTGAGACAGTCGACAGCATCGGTGTCAGCTGATTGTGATAACGGCAACAATGCTAGTGAGTCGAGTCAATCAATCAAGTCTCAGCCTTCTGTGGTTCCGAGCAGTTCTCACAATCCGAGCGTCGTACTTTCGGGAACCGTGATGACCACTAATGAGAATTCAGGTCAAG
- the LOC119628845 gene encoding uncharacterized protein LOC119628845 isoform X1, translated as MTEQKELIKKRSSIKGRLTAFASHLKTIDESTITATEVRELQLRIGKIEALYHLYDEVQLKIECSSDNMDIQMAERTEFETQYYKTCAHAHEILNTYQRLHEKIENASNASHSRANHRLVKLPTIQLPKFGGSYDGWLEFHDTFSSLIHNNDDIDEVNKFHYLRASLEGSAAVVIQSVDFSATNYLVAWKLLCERFDNKRLLIQNHVAALFNIDPITKESSVNLKRLIDQINKNLRALESLGEPVTHWDTLLIHIVTQKLDAKTYREWEEYKGNLGKGKDKTIKFDSFLEFLHNRADLIETIEMSQNAQKTGSSKCATKIKTMVSVQGGSYNINNPSTTTKNYKNHSPMKPCPNCNGEHYLNNCPNFLALSSEARYKLLPNYKICFNCFRSGHYANSCKKSGCKVCKRKHHTLIHVNEFGVRQSTASVSADCDNGNNASESSQSIKSQPSVVPSSSHNPSVVLSGTVMTTNENSGQGQCDVLLSTALVKLYDSNNREVIARAILDSGSTSCLMTEDLYKQLNLPVNCINKSVIGINNITSHISQMCRVQVKSLNENFSTCLSCFILPSITDNVPGCRIDVRSLRVPSDICLADPKYYLPSAINLIIGADVFWDILGSQRIKLGNGKPILYETRLGWIVSGPVTSGHTSTWPCKIKCNFTQVDSMTSYNFNDDIQNQLMRFWQLEEVCPQSNHYFPEEKLCEEHFVKNTTRLADGRFCVRIPLKQAPDVLGSSYQRAKHCLLSLERRLKGDDSFSKMYKEFMREYKNLGHMSECKPNIELPHYFIPRHGVLRECSTTTKLRVVFNASSPTSSRVSFNDIQMIGPTVQDDLLSILLRFRQHKYVLVADVEKMYRQIVVHEADRPLQQIIWRENESDSLKAYALNRVSYGTASAPYLASRCLKQIGIECKDPTIADIIIHDFYVDDLLTGSDSISEALRIREQVSAELASACMPLRKWKSNEPQLLSQASHQPSLELKLGDAEPNKTLGLGWDSESDQFHFPVNPVIVKGKTKRDILSVIAQIFDPLGILSPFIISMKLILQRLWLQRLSWDEELPSEIYQAWIETVHSLPHLSSLRIPRRVICDSHSQLELHIFTDASERAYGACVYVRSIDYDDAVSVQLLTAKSRVAPIKPTTIPRLELCGALIGARIYEKCVTALRAKINRVIFWSDSTIVLGWLKMLPSKLQPFVRNRIAEILDKTGSCTWRHVPTDENTADLTSRGVSINSLQFHKLWWHGPDYLKRSDSHWPSNPCATDKLPEIRNEVSLLTLSNAPRELIDFSRFSRFSRLLRTVAYVLRFINNLKKGSKRNDKYLSADELQNAKVLIMRHSQMKSFPEYDLLIRKHKIPNKSPLIKFNVYLDKDNLIRVGGRLDNSNFPFEKKHPIVLQSTHHVTKLLFEFEHRRLMHAGPQLLLATIRENYWPIGGRNLAKKCYRQCVRCNRMKGKSFAPLMGNLPQQRLEPGGYAFESAAGVDYAGPVSCASRTGRGCRLIKSYIAIFVCFTTKAVHLELVGNLTSNNYLLALRRFISRRGKPRDIFSDNGTSFVGAYNDLSKFLKANCDSLAADSAQDNINFHFIPAYSPNFGGLWEAGVKSTKHHLNRVLGNCNLTFEELTTALVQIEAILNSRPLTPLSSDPEDLTPLTPGHFLIGRPLTSLPERNFQEHPITRLTRYQRIEQIRQHFWTRWCKEYVAQLQQRIKWRSCQYSLKIGTLVLLKEENLPPMKWKLGRIVEVYPGTDQITRVADIKTRNGVVRRSFSNIVPLLPEDDVSS; from the coding sequence ATGACTGAGCAAAAGGAACTAATAAAGAAACGTAGCAGCATCAAAGGTCGATTAACAGCGTTCGCGAGTCATCTGAAAACAATAGATGAATCAACGATCACTGCCACAGAGGTCAGGGAGTTACAATTGCGCATTGGTAAGATCGAAGCTTTATATCACTTATACGATGAGGTACAGTTGAAAATAGAGTGCAGCTCTGATAACATGGATATACAAATGGCTGAAAGAACAGAGTTTGAAACTCAGTATTATAAAACATGCGCTCATGCACATGAAATTCTAAATACCTACCAAAGGCTACATGAGAAGATTGAAAACGCATCGAATGCTTCACATTCACGCGCTAATCATAGACTTGTTAAGTTACCTACCATCCAGCTGCCCAAATTTGGAGGTTCATATGATGGATGGTTGGAGTTTCACGACACATTCTCAAGTTTAATTCACAACAATGATGATATCGATgaagtaaataaatttcattacttGAGGGCGTCGTTAGAGGGTTCGGCTGCTGTAGTTATTCAATCTGTTGATTTTTCCGCAACCAATTATTTAGTGGCATGGAAGCTCTTATGTGAACGGTTTGACAACAAAcgtttattaatacaaaatcaTGTCGCTGCTTTATTTAACATCGACCCGATCACAAAGGAGTCATCTGTCAATTTGAAACGTTTGATAGATCAAATCAATAAGAACTTGCGCGCACTTGAGTCGTTAGGAGAACCAGTAACGCATTGGGACACACTTTTAATTCACATCGTCACACAAAAATTAGATGCAAAAACTTACCGTGAGTGGGAAGAGTACAAGGGTAATTTAGGAAAAGGTAAagataaaactattaaatttgATTCCTTTTTAGAATTTTTGCATAATCGAGCTGATTTAATTGAGACCATTGAAATGTCACAAAATGCTCAAAAAACTGGTAGTAGTAAATGTGCAACAAAAATTAAGACTATGGTTTCTGTTCAAGGTGGTTCTTATAATATCAATAATCCTTCGACCACTACTAAGAACTATAAAAATCATTCGCCAATGAAACCATGCCCTAACTGTAATGGtgaacattatttaaataattgtccGAACTTTCTCGCATTGAGTAGTGAAGCACGGTACAAGTTGTTACCCAATTATAAgatatgttttaattgttttcgtaGTGGACACTATGCGAACTCGTGTAAGAAGTCAGGGTGTAAGGTTTGCAAACGTAAACACCACACACTCATACACGTAAACGAGTTTGGCGTGAGACAGTCGACAGCATCGGTGTCAGCTGATTGTGATAACGGCAACAATGCTAGTGAGTCGAGTCAATCAATCAAGTCTCAGCCTTCTGTGGTTCCGAGCAGTTCTCACAATCCGAGCGTCGTACTTTCGGGAACCGTGATGACCACTAATGAGAATTCAGGTCAAGGTCAGTGTGATGTTCTATTATCTACTGCGTTAGTGAAATTATATGACAGCAATAACCGTGAGGTCATCGCCCGTGCGATACTCGACAGCGGTAGCACTTCGTGTCTCATGACTGAGGATTtgtataaacaattaaatttaccaGTTAATTGCATAAATAAGTCTGTCATAggcataaataatataacatcACATATTAGTCAGATGTGTCGCGTACAAGTCAAATCTTTAAATGAGAATTTTTCAACTTGTCTAAGTTGTTTCATCCTGCCGTCCATCACTGATAACGTTCCTGGATGTCGGATAGATGTTAGAAGTTTAAGGGTTCCTTCAGATATTTGCCTAGCGGATCCCAAGTACTACTTACCTTCTGCCATCAATCTTATTATTGGTGCTGATGTTTTCTGGGACATTTTGGGTTCTCAAAGAATTAAATTAGGGAATGGCAAGCCGATTCTTTATGAGACTAGACTTGGTTGGATAGTCTCTGGTCCAGTAACCAGCGGCCATACATCGACTTGGCCATGTAAAATTAAATGCAATTTCACTCAAGTTGATTCCATGActtcttataattttaatgatgacATCCAAAACCAACTCATGCGTTTTTGGCAGCTTGAAGAAGTCTGTCCTCAGTCAAATCATTATTTCCCTGAAGAGAAGTTATGTGAAgaacattttgttaaaaatacaaCTCGCCTCGCAGACGGACGGTTTTGCGTAAGAATCCCATTGAAACAAGCGCCTGACGTTTTGGGAAGTTCTTATCAGCGAGCTAAACATTGCTTATTATCTTTGGAGCGTCGACTCAAAGGTGATGATTCATTTAGTAAAATGTACAAGGAATTTATGCGCGAGTATAAAAATCTTGGTCACATGTCAGAGTGCAAACCGAATATTGAGTTGCCTCATTACTTCATTCCACGTCATGGTGTCCTTCGTGAATGTAGTACGACCACTAAGTTGCGCGTCGTATTTAATGCGAGCAGCCCTACTTCCTCAAGGGTTTCATTTAACGACATTCAAATGATAGGACCCACGGTGCAAGACGATCTTCTGTCAATTCTTTTACGTTTTCGGCAGCACAAGTATGTTCTTGTAGCTGACGTGGAGAAAATGTATAGGCAGATCGTCGTGCATGAAGCGGACAGACCGTTACAACAGATTATTTGGCGCGAAAACGAGTCAGATTCACTCAAAGCATATGCTTTAAACAGAGTCAGTTATGGGACTGCTAGCGCACCCTATCTCGCTAGTAGATGTTTGAAACAAATAGGTATAGAATGTAAGGACCCCACGATAGCGGACATCATTATCCATGATTTTTATGTCGACGATTTGTTGACTGGAAGTGACTCCATCAGCGAAGCATTGCGCATCCGTGAGCAAGTTTCTGCTGAATTAGCATCAGCTTGCATGCCCTTGAGAAAATGGAAGTCCAATGAACCTCAACTGTTATCACAAGCCAGTCATCAACCATCCCTTGAATTAAAACTCGGAGATGCTGAACCTAATAAGACTCTTGGCCTCGGATGGGATTCAGAGTCAGACCAATTTCATTTTCCTGTCAATCCTGTCATTGTTAAGGGAAAAACAAAGCGTGACATCCTCTCTGTCATAGCTCAAATATTTGACCCACTTGGGATCTTATCACCTTTCATCATTtcgatgaaattaattttacaaaggTTGTGGCTTCAACGCTTATCTTGGGATGAGGAGTTGCCTTCAGAGATATACCAGGCGTGGATCGAAACTGTCCACAGCCTGCCTCATTTGAGCAGCTTGCGCATACCGCGACGTGTCATTTGTGATTCTCACTCCCAGTTGGAGTTACACATTTTTACTGACGCGTCTGAGCGTGCATATGGTGCTTGTGTTTATGTGCGTAGTATTGACTACGACGATGCAGTCTCAGTTCAGCTACTTACCGCTAAGAGCCGGGTTGCTCCCATAAAGCCAACGACTATACCCCGACTAGAACTCTGCGGCGCGTTGATTGGTGCTCGAATTTATGAGAAATGTGTAACTGCATTGCGTGCTAAAATCAACCGCGTTATATTTTGGTCAGATTCTACCATTGTTTTAGGCTGGCTAAAAATGTTGCCATCTAAATTACAGCCATTCGTGCGTAATCGTATTGCAGAGATTTTAGATAAAACTGGAAGCTGCACTTGGAGACATGTCCCGACTGATGAGAATACCGCTGATTTGACATCGCGTGGTGTCAGTATTAATTCTCTTCAGTTTCACAAGTTATGGTGGCATGGTCCAGATTATTTAAAACGTAGTGACTCGCATTGGCCCTCTAACCCATGTGCCACTGACAAGTTACCTGAGATTAGAAACGAAGTTTCATTACTAACATTATCCAACGCCCCTCGCGAACTCATAGATTTTAGTCGCTTTTCAAGGTTTTCAAGGCTTTTGCGCACCGTTGCGTACGTGTTGCgatttataaacaatttaaaaaaagggtcAAAACgtaatgataaatatttaagtGCTGACGAATTGCAGAATGCTAAGGTTTTGATTATGAGACATTCGCAAATGAAATCGTTCCCTGAGTATGATTTATTGATTAGAAAACACAAAATCCCTAATAAAAGCCCGCTGATTAAATTTAACGTTTATTTAGATAAAGATAACTTAATTCGCGTCGGAGGTCGATTGGATAATTCAAATTTTCCATTTGAGAAAAAACACCCTATCGTATTACAGTCCACACATCATGTCACTAAGTTATTGTTTGAGTTTGAACACAGAAGATTAATGCATGCAGGCCCTCAACTCCTGTTAGCCACAATTAGAGAAAACTACTGGCCTATAGGCGGTCGTAATTTAGCGAAAAAATGTTACCGTCAGTGTGTGCGTTGCAATCGTATGAAAGGAAAGTCATTCGCTCCGTTAATGGGCAACTTACCGCAGCAGAGACTCGAACCTGGAGGTTACGCATTTGAAAGTGCAGCAGGCGTGGACTATGCCGGTCCCGTTTCCTGCGCTAGTCGTACTGGTCGCGGTTGTAGACTCATCAAGTCGTACATTGCTATTTTTGTGTGCTTCACTACTAAGGCAGTTCATTTAGAGTTGGTGGGTAACTTAACGAGCAATAACTATCTATTAGCGTTACGGAGATTTATATCGCGTAGAGGAAAGCCTAGAGACATATTTTCAGACAACGGTACCTCATTCGTTGGCGCATATAATGACCTATCAAAATTTCTCAAGGCCAATTGTGATTCCTTGGCCGCTGATTCGGCACAGGATAACatcaattttcattttattcccGCGTACAGCCCTAATTTCGGAGGTCTTTGGGAGGCAGGTGTTAAGTCAACTAAGCATCATTTAAATAGAGTGCTGGGAAATTGTAACCTAACCTTTGAGGAGCTCACCACAGCATTGGTTCAGATTGAGGCGATCCTTAACTCTCGACCACTAACTCCTTTGTCATCAGACCCAGAAGACTTAACGCCGCTCACGCCAGGTCATTTCCTTATCGGCCGGCCTCTCACTTCCCTGCCCGAAAGGAACTTTCAAGAACACCCTATTACCAGACTCACACGTTATCAGAGGATTGAGCAGATACGCCAGCATTTTTGGACTCGATGGTGTAAGGAATACGTGGCCCAACTCCAGCAGCGTATAAAATGGCGATCATGTCAGTATTCCTTGAAAATTGGCACCCTAGTCCTTTTGAAGGAAGAAAACCTTCCACCCATGAAGTGGAAATTGGGACGCATTGTCGAGGTATATCCTGGTACTGACCAGATAACCAGAGTGGCTGATATTAAAACCAGAAATGGCGTTGTTCGAAGATCCTTTAGCAACATTGTTCCATTGCTGCCTGAAGATGACGTCTCCAGTTGA